The Sorangiineae bacterium MSr11367 genome window below encodes:
- a CDS encoding condensation domain-containing protein, whose protein sequence is MGSWTGKSEETPRSAVPTDARAKLRTLLEQRRGVTRERSAPAEAASAPKLARTPLSFAQRRMWIAQQFAPESAACNIGYGIYLRGALREGALLRAFRNLVARHESLRMSFGLHGGVPTQTPLSEGIEVLGTTEDLTAIPPGARDAEVRARVMRLSRQPFDLAAGPPLRASLLRVTDDEHLLVVIVHHISVDGWSILRIILPELIADYSALASGDALPRRSKLPRWQDLVAGETAQLRDADRDVAYWRDALAGAPAHIDFPNDGPAPEFARSRGDRRRLRVPNDLSRALDDCARRCNVTLFPLLVTAACATFARWADQDDMVIGLVKSDRSRHDQEGSVGALVNHLPFRCQAPHDLSLGALLERVNASLTTVLHEHAGLPFERVAGAVLAAHGVRAAPLFNTIVQVHAFPLPQGRLDDAEVHARMSALGMSEFEHDFGRLSVAGLEGGFGPVYHGAAPRELRILMVRHDDGDTLGCEFDIDRFDGRTIDALLRTVMAVLAAVASDPERLVGSLALDARLDASKTERAKVADSPEMLAHVASTLARRMSTSVPPQALVRFASDTLGVDVAALDVSVGELLASPPLARAARVLHRPTHGSLVRLREGAGTPRIMVHPLLGRLDGYRELARRYPGDGAVFGFEAPAAHEGLAAHRSVEEMVAAYADALLDAFPDRRCTLGGWSFGALVALAMVERLTAHGGVQIEGVVLFDPWMPSHSEPTDLAIGFAHELWWSLRGSAPPPAMDNRPIRLPEIAARATAERLVGSPDAVFRYFDLYQAHEKIALAHTAPVCTNEAMVFCRQPDGTPPLFGAALDEVIACLSTLSA, encoded by the coding sequence ATGGGCTCTTGGACGGGAAAGTCCGAGGAGACGCCGAGAAGCGCCGTCCCCACGGATGCCCGAGCGAAGTTGCGGACGTTGCTCGAGCAACGCCGCGGAGTTACCCGCGAGCGATCCGCGCCCGCCGAGGCGGCGAGCGCGCCAAAGCTTGCGCGGACGCCGCTGTCGTTTGCCCAGCGGCGCATGTGGATAGCCCAGCAATTCGCGCCCGAGAGCGCCGCGTGCAACATCGGATACGGGATCTATCTGCGCGGTGCGCTGCGAGAAGGGGCGCTGCTTCGCGCCTTTCGCAATTTGGTGGCGCGGCACGAATCGCTTCGCATGTCGTTCGGCCTGCATGGCGGCGTGCCGACGCAGACGCCACTTTCCGAAGGCATCGAGGTCCTGGGAACCACCGAGGATCTCACCGCAATTCCCCCCGGCGCGCGAGATGCCGAGGTGCGGGCGCGGGTCATGCGCCTGTCGCGGCAGCCGTTCGATCTGGCCGCGGGGCCTCCCCTTCGTGCATCCCTCTTGCGCGTGACCGATGACGAGCATCTTCTCGTCGTGATCGTTCACCACATCAGCGTCGACGGTTGGTCCATCCTCCGTATCATCCTGCCCGAGCTCATCGCGGACTATTCGGCCTTGGCTTCCGGCGACGCGCTCCCTCGCCGGTCGAAGTTGCCGCGCTGGCAAGACCTGGTTGCCGGGGAGACCGCGCAACTTCGCGATGCAGATCGCGACGTGGCCTACTGGCGCGACGCGCTGGCTGGAGCCCCGGCGCACATCGATTTTCCCAACGACGGTCCGGCACCCGAGTTTGCCCGCAGCCGCGGCGACCGCCGTCGCCTCCGCGTGCCGAACGATCTCTCGCGGGCCCTCGACGATTGCGCGCGGCGTTGCAACGTGACCCTCTTTCCCCTTCTCGTCACAGCGGCGTGCGCGACGTTCGCACGATGGGCGGATCAGGACGATATGGTGATCGGGCTGGTGAAGTCGGACCGTTCACGCCACGACCAGGAGGGCAGCGTGGGGGCCCTGGTCAACCACCTCCCCTTCCGTTGCCAGGCGCCCCACGATCTTTCGCTCGGCGCCCTGCTCGAGCGGGTGAACGCTTCGTTGACGACCGTGCTTCACGAGCACGCGGGCCTCCCCTTCGAGCGGGTGGCTGGCGCCGTCCTGGCGGCACACGGCGTGCGCGCGGCACCGCTCTTCAACACCATCGTTCAAGTGCACGCCTTTCCGCTTCCACAAGGGCGGTTGGACGACGCCGAGGTGCACGCGCGCATGTCGGCGCTTGGGATGAGCGAGTTCGAGCATGACTTTGGGCGTCTGTCCGTCGCGGGGCTCGAGGGCGGATTCGGTCCCGTCTACCACGGGGCGGCGCCACGCGAGCTTCGCATCCTCATGGTGCGCCACGACGATGGGGATACCCTCGGCTGCGAGTTCGACATCGATCGATTCGACGGGCGCACCATCGATGCGCTTCTTCGTACCGTGATGGCGGTGCTCGCCGCGGTCGCGTCGGACCCGGAGCGCCTCGTGGGCAGTCTCGCGCTCGATGCACGCCTCGACGCCAGCAAGACCGAACGCGCGAAGGTTGCCGACTCACCGGAGATGCTGGCGCACGTCGCCTCCACCCTCGCACGGAGAATGTCGACTTCCGTTCCACCGCAGGCGCTCGTCCGGTTTGCCTCCGACACTCTGGGCGTCGACGTCGCCGCGCTCGATGTGTCCGTCGGTGAGCTCCTCGCCTCCCCTCCCCTCGCCCGCGCAGCCCGAGTGCTGCACCGCCCCACGCACGGGTCCCTCGTCCGTCTTCGCGAAGGGGCTGGCACGCCGCGAATCATGGTTCATCCTCTCCTCGGGCGGCTCGACGGCTATCGAGAGCTTGCCCGTCGCTATCCCGGAGATGGCGCCGTGTTCGGATTCGAGGCTCCGGCCGCACACGAAGGCCTCGCCGCGCACCGCTCGGTGGAGGAGATGGTCGCCGCGTACGCCGACGCGTTGTTGGACGCGTTTCCAGACCGTCGATGCACACTTGGCGGTTGGTCGTTCGGCGCGCTCGTGGCGCTGGCCATGGTGGAACGTCTCACCGCGCACGGGGGCGTCCAGATCGAGGGCGTGGTCCTTTTCGACCCGTGGATGCCAAGCCACTCGGAGCCCACCGATCTCGCCATCGGATTTGCGCACGAGTTGTGGTGGTCGCTACGTGGAAGTGCTCCACCCCCGGCGATGGACAATCGGCCAATCCGATTGCCGGAGATAGCCGCACGTGCCACCGCCGAACGGCTCGTTGGAAGTCCGGATGCCGTCTTTCGTTATTTCGATCTTTATCAAGCTCACGAAAAGATCGCGCTGGCCCATACGGCTCCGGTCTGCACCAACGAGGCTATGGTGTTCTGTAGGCAACCCGACGGCACACCTCCTCTATTTGGAGCCGCGTTGGACGAGGTGATTGCATGCCTGTCGACCCTGTCGGCATAA
- a CDS encoding PEGA domain-containing protein — translation MKRTSHYVALLLVASLVSSPLAARAEDPAPSATVDAAKLEEARERYNRGLRLYDQGNALAARIELERAYELVPSYRILYNIGLCYQASNDYVGALRTFQRYLIEGRDEISDDRHAAVNKEIQNLKPNIASITVSSREPGLAISVDDVPAGQTPLPEKILLNPGTRRITGSKSGFLPQTKSVVLAGSDNASVSFELVALPVAGANKEKESGSALPYVAWGLTGALAAGAGITGYLALRANADQNDIIDHSGATSAQVEDARDKTRTFSIAADCLVAATILTGGIALYFSLRKSDKPSSGETAARVTPGGVSIVGRF, via the coding sequence ATGAAGAGGACCTCGCATTACGTCGCCCTGCTCTTGGTGGCTTCGCTCGTTTCGTCGCCGCTCGCCGCCCGTGCCGAGGATCCCGCCCCGTCGGCCACCGTCGATGCGGCCAAGCTCGAGGAGGCGCGCGAGCGTTACAACAGAGGTTTGCGGCTTTACGATCAAGGGAACGCCTTGGCCGCCCGCATCGAGCTCGAACGCGCCTACGAGCTCGTGCCCAGTTATCGCATTCTGTACAACATCGGCCTTTGCTATCAAGCTTCCAACGACTACGTCGGCGCCCTCCGCACCTTCCAGCGCTATTTGATCGAAGGCCGAGACGAGATCTCGGACGATCGCCACGCGGCCGTGAACAAAGAGATTCAGAACCTCAAACCGAATATCGCATCGATCACGGTTTCAAGCAGAGAGCCCGGTCTGGCCATCTCCGTGGATGACGTTCCGGCGGGACAAACTCCCCTCCCGGAGAAGATCTTGCTCAATCCCGGCACCCGAAGGATCACCGGCAGCAAGAGCGGATTCTTACCCCAGACCAAGTCCGTCGTCCTCGCCGGCAGCGACAATGCATCGGTGAGTTTCGAGTTGGTGGCGCTTCCAGTTGCCGGCGCTAACAAAGAGAAAGAGAGCGGCAGTGCCCTCCCCTACGTAGCGTGGGGGTTGACCGGAGCGCTCGCGGCTGGTGCGGGCATCACGGGGTACTTGGCCCTCAGAGCGAACGCGGACCAGAACGACATCATCGATCACTCCGGGGCGACCAGCGCCCAGGTGGAGGACGCCCGCGACAAAACGCGAACGTTCTCCATCGCGGCGGATTGCTTGGTTGCGGCCACCATCCTCACGGGTGGTATTGCGCTCTACTTCAGCTTGCGCAAATCCGACAAGCCCTCGTCCGGAGAGACGGCCGCCCGCGTGACCCCGGGCGGTGTCAGCATCGTCGGCCGCTTCTAA
- a CDS encoding metallophosphoesterase produces MKEKNRIRVATIFATLISHIVFAAAVHDALAGTEERLRCVVSLLSAAAGVAFFSARIGAWIDDPRRHRYFVALIELPFLVHWNACALGLVPCALVFAIRMLGLDVPRLGSIPSPYISVYLIQLPIAAYGIFVRRRWIVVRELDVPIQGLDRRFDGYRIAHLSDLHIGNMTPSSWGSHWAARVNRSAPDIVVVTGDLIVGGSDFLEDAAEVIGALRASGGVFVSLGNHDYFGDAERLVSAVRHRGARVLRNEGMVLLRNGARLYLAGIDDTWTRRDNLALAMAGCPQGVPSVLLSHDPERFAEAERAGIPLTLSGHTHGGQVAVPFLKRHPSLLHLFHPFPSGIYRKGRSSLYVHPGLGTSGPPIRLGVAPAIVVHTLRTVEYPK; encoded by the coding sequence ATGAAGGAAAAGAATCGCATCCGCGTGGCGACGATTTTCGCGACGCTGATCTCCCACATCGTTTTCGCCGCCGCCGTGCACGACGCATTGGCGGGCACGGAAGAACGCCTACGCTGCGTGGTGTCGCTTCTATCCGCCGCCGCCGGTGTCGCGTTTTTCTCCGCGCGCATCGGGGCATGGATCGACGATCCACGAAGACACCGCTATTTCGTGGCGCTCATCGAGCTTCCGTTCTTGGTGCACTGGAATGCGTGTGCACTCGGCCTCGTACCGTGCGCCCTGGTATTCGCCATTCGAATGCTCGGATTGGACGTCCCTCGACTGGGATCCATCCCTTCTCCTTATATTAGTGTTTATCTCATCCAGCTCCCAATTGCCGCATATGGCATCTTCGTGCGCCGGCGTTGGATCGTCGTGCGTGAATTGGATGTTCCCATCCAAGGACTCGATCGCCGATTCGACGGATACCGGATCGCGCACCTCTCCGATCTTCATATCGGGAACATGACCCCATCCTCCTGGGGAAGCCATTGGGCCGCGCGGGTCAACCGTTCGGCGCCCGACATCGTCGTCGTCACCGGGGATTTGATCGTGGGCGGGTCCGATTTTCTCGAGGATGCGGCCGAGGTGATCGGTGCTCTTCGCGCTTCCGGCGGTGTTTTCGTGTCCTTGGGCAATCACGATTACTTCGGGGATGCCGAACGCCTGGTAAGCGCCGTACGACATCGCGGCGCTCGCGTACTCCGCAACGAGGGGATGGTCCTCCTCCGCAATGGAGCACGTCTCTACCTTGCGGGTATCGACGATACCTGGACGCGACGAGACAATCTTGCACTCGCCATGGCAGGTTGCCCACAGGGTGTACCCTCGGTGCTCTTATCGCACGATCCCGAGCGCTTCGCGGAAGCAGAACGCGCCGGAATCCCTCTTACTTTGAGCGGGCACACGCACGGAGGACAGGTCGCCGTTCCCTTTCTGAAGAGGCATCCCTCGTTGCTTCATCTCTTTCACCCATTTCCATCGGGCATTTACCGCAAGGGCCGCTCCTCATTGTACGTCCACCCTGGTCTCGGGACCTCGGGGCCGCCGATCCGATTGGGGGTCGCCCCGGCCATCGTCGTGCATACCCTACGGACAGTGGAATACCCCAAGTAA
- a CDS encoding 2-oxo acid dehydrogenase subunit E2 gives MGTLYRLPDLGEGISRASIVNWYVREGERIEPEAPMLAVLTDKATVDIPAPCGGVVLRIFAAPEEVVTVGRVLVDIGPENPESDARCHETVRPPSREGDGYAGLLSSFPPAPPPPSVSLHPQAMSFVPPKGSHQRIPLSGARRAAAEHLAFAQRIPSVTVVEEADFTMLDRIQQASGVGYLPFLIQAVIASFGETPQANAIFDEGGLELLAYDDVHVGVAVQTDDALLVPVLADAQKLTLDELEERLLSLAADAHERRLRPADLAGATFTVTFAGHGGGLLATPLLNAPQVAILALNRPTRRPTVVHDELTVRNMAYLALTFDHRALDGRAAGKFLRDVRDRLSDPLRAISAGDFR, from the coding sequence GGGAACGTTGTATCGTCTGCCCGATCTCGGTGAGGGCATCAGTCGGGCATCCATCGTAAATTGGTACGTCCGCGAGGGGGAGCGCATCGAGCCGGAGGCGCCGATGCTCGCCGTGCTGACCGACAAGGCTACCGTCGACATTCCGGCGCCCTGCGGCGGCGTGGTCTTGCGCATTTTTGCCGCGCCCGAGGAGGTCGTCACGGTGGGGCGCGTTCTCGTCGACATTGGTCCCGAGAACCCGGAGAGCGATGCCCGTTGCCATGAGACGGTGCGGCCTCCGTCCCGCGAGGGCGACGGGTACGCCGGCCTTCTCTCGAGTTTTCCGCCGGCGCCCCCGCCACCGTCGGTGTCGCTCCACCCCCAGGCGATGTCGTTCGTGCCGCCCAAGGGCTCTCACCAACGGATCCCTTTGAGCGGCGCGCGACGGGCGGCGGCGGAGCACTTGGCGTTCGCCCAACGCATTCCCTCGGTCACCGTGGTCGAGGAGGCCGATTTCACGATGCTCGATCGCATCCAGCAAGCCTCGGGGGTCGGCTACCTGCCATTCCTGATCCAAGCCGTCATTGCGTCGTTCGGAGAAACGCCGCAGGCCAATGCGATCTTCGACGAAGGGGGGCTCGAGCTGCTCGCGTACGACGATGTTCACGTCGGCGTCGCCGTGCAGACGGACGACGCGCTGCTGGTCCCCGTCCTGGCGGATGCCCAAAAGCTCACGCTCGACGAGCTCGAAGAGCGGCTCTTGTCACTCGCGGCCGACGCTCACGAGCGTCGCCTCAGACCCGCAGATCTCGCGGGGGCGACGTTCACCGTGACCTTTGCGGGGCACGGAGGCGGCTTGCTCGCCACGCCGCTGCTCAACGCTCCACAAGTGGCCATCCTCGCCCTGAACCGCCCGACACGCCGGCCCACCGTCGTCCACGACGAGCTCACCGTACGAAATATGGCGTACCTCGCGCTAACCTTCGATCACCGGGCCCTCGACGGGCGCGCGGCCGGCAAGTTCTTGCGCGACGTTCGCGATCGCCTCTCCGATCCGCTGCGCGCCATCTCCGCCGGTGACTTCCGTTAG